One genomic region from Osmerus eperlanus chromosome 6, fOsmEpe2.1, whole genome shotgun sequence encodes:
- the LOC134022417 gene encoding cytochrome P450 1B1, whose translation MAMHSAIRQYWDVHHPPGPFPWPVIGNAAQIGNMPHLYFSRMSRIYGNVFQIKLGLRTVVVLNGDAIRQALVKKGNDFAGRPDFTSFKYVSNGNSLAFNTFTEWWKIHRKIAQSTVRTFSTGNINTKKAFENHLICEVRELLQLFIKKTEEEKYFQPAAYLVVSTANIMSAVCFGKRYSYDDAEFQQVVGRNDQFSQTVGAGSIVDVMPFLQYFPNPIKTIFDNFKALNREFSIFIMEKVVDHRKTIDLSTIRDMTDAFILAFKNVSGNTNELYPHWKDYVSPTIGDIFGASQDTLSTALQWIVLILVRFPELQLRLQNEVHAVVERSRLPVIEDQAHLPYVMAFIYEVMRFTSFMPLTIPHSTTTDTSIMDYNIPKDTVVFINQWSINHDPNTWADPETFDPQRFLDLDGNLNKDLTSSVLIFSMGKRRCIGEELSKMQLFLFTSLLVHQCHFSADPDKPVTMDSIYGLTLKPQLYSVAVTLRDNMNLLDEVCI comes from the exons ATGGCGATGCATTCGGCCATTCGGCAGTACTGGGACGTACACCATCCGCCAGGACCCTTCCCGTGGCCGGTTATCGGTAATGCTGCACAGATAGGCAACATGCCTCACCTCTATTTCTCTCGCATGTCTCGGATATATGGGAATGTATTTCAAATCAAACTCGGCCTCCGGACCGTGGTGGTGCTGAACGGCGACGCAATCAGACAGGCGCTCGTAAAGAAAGGAAATGATTTTGCGGGAAGACCAGACTTTACTTCTTTTAAATACGTTTCGAATGGCAATAGTCTTGCTTTTAACACATTCACTGAGTGGTGGAAAATTCATCGAAAAATTGCTCAGTCAACTGTAAGGACGTTTTCTACTGGGAATATAAACACCAAAAAAGCGTTTGAGAACCACCTAATTTGTGAGGTCAGGGAGCTGCTTCAGCTGTTCATTAAAAAGACCGAAGAAGAAAAATATTTCCAACCTGCTGCATATCTAGTGGTCTCAACGGCCAACATAATGAGCGCGGTGTGCTTTGGAAAGAGATACTCTTACGATGACGCTGAGTTTCAGCAAGTGGTGGGACGAAATGACCAATTCTCCCAAACAGTGGGGGCTGGAAGCATTGTGGACGTGATGCCCTTCCTTCAATATTTTCCCAACCCAATCAAAACAATATTTGATAATTTTAAGGCTCTAAATCGGGAATTCAGCATTTTCATCATGGAGAAAGTAGTCGATCACCGAAAGACAATTGATTTAAGCACAATTCGGGACATGACAGATGCTTTCATTCTGGCATTTAAAAATGTCAGCGGTAACACGAACGAATTATATCCTCATTGGAAGGACTACGTGTCTCCCACTATAGGTGATATTTTTGGAGCAAGTCAAGACACACTGTCAACCGCACTTCAGTGGATCGTCCTTATTCTCGTGAG GTTTCCGGAATTGCAGTTGCGTCTCCAGAATGAAGTGCACGCTGTGGTGGAACGCAGTCGGCTGCCAGTCATCGAGGACCAGGCTCATTTGCCTTATGTCATGGCCTTTATCTATGAAGTAATGCGCTTTACTAGCTTTATGCCTCTCACCATCCCCCACAGCACCACCACCGACACCTCCATCATGGACTACAACATCCCCAAGGACACTGTGGTCTTCATCAATCAGTGGTCCATCAACCATGACCCAAACACATGGGCCGATCCAGAAACCTTTGACCCCCAGCGCTTCCTGGACCTGGATGGGAACCTGAACAAGGACCTGACAAGCAGCGTGCTCATCTTTTCAATGGGCAAGAGACGGTGCATCGGTGAGGAGCTGTCCAAGATGCAGCTCTTCCTATTCACATCACTGCTGGTCCACCAGTGCCACTTCAGTGCAGACCCAGACAAGCCGGTGACCATGGACAGCATATATGGCCTGACCCTGAAGCCTCAACTCTACTCTGTGGCAGTGACGCTACGAGACAACATGAATCTTCTGGATGAGGTCTGCATATAG
- the nanp gene encoding N-acylneuraminate-9-phosphatase, translated as MDRNSLKAILFDLDNTLIDTAGAGVVAIQKTSELLKTALGQNDHCTDDICDRFKRKLLHETFDSAEGRSIDEVRVKHWEESILEVVSSSYPSLGHKCYYLWKNTRLELLTLSPPVCNLLKELRTSYKLLLLTNGETQTQREKVEAVGCQGYFDAIVVGGEHAEEKPSPSIFTHCFTLLGVQALHCVMVGDSLYTDILGGFKAGVRATVWINNRGGSPPEGSVKPDYTISSVLELPDILAHFKQGS; from the exons ATGGACCGTAACAGTTTAAAGGCAATATTGTTTGATCTGGACAATACGCTTATTGACACAGCGGGAGCAGGAGTGGTGGCCATACAAAAA ACAAGTGAGCTCCTGAAAACCGCTTTGGGCCAAAATGACCATTGCACTGATGACATCTGTGACAGGTTCAAAAGGAAGCTTCTACACGAGACTTTCGACTCTGCAGAGGGTAGATCCATTGATGAGGTGCGTGTCAAGCATTGGGAGGAGAGCATCTTGGAAGTAGTGAGTAGCTCCTACCCTAGCCTGGGACACAAATGCTATTACCTCTGGAAGAACACTCGCCTGGAGCTTCTAACCTTATCACCTCCAGTGTGTAATCTACTGAAGGAGCTGAGGACTAGCTATAAACTACTATTGCTTACGAATGGGGAGACCCAAacccagagagagaaggtggaggcAGTGGGGTGTCAGGGATATTTCGATGCCATAGTGGTGGGGGGAGAGCATGCAGAGGAGAAGCCTTCGCCATCCATATTTACCCACTGCTTCACCCTGCTGGGGGTGCAGGCTCTTCACTGTGTGATGGTGGGTGACTCTCTGTACACAGACATCCTGGGGGGCTTCAAGGCAGGGGTCCGTGCCACCGTGTGGATTAACAACAGGGGTGGCTCGCCACCAGAGGGTTCAGTCAAACCGGACTATACCATTTCCAGTGTGTTAGAACTACCAGACATTCTGGCTCATTTCAAACAAGGCTCTTGA